The following coding sequences are from one Massilia sp. KIM window:
- a CDS encoding DUF885 domain-containing protein — translation MLLPAIPFARTTMLGLLAAALSLPAVAAEPAWVTKSNTNAKVLLNVLAKYSPETASNLGVDGYDEQIMDLSRDQFDASNRDLGAAIAELQKRLRSETDSKIRQDLQILIDKAQDQLKTAALQRKYFMPYQDLTRVVYGVVRATLDPRIPPARQRTLLARLDKYAGLAKGYRPITELAQERLQERLKANPKLLGPYKGEVEQSINDAPTLLKGMRELLAKSGLTGWEPRFDALEKQLSAYNARVKAEILPRARADHRLPPEVYADNLKNFGVDISPQELISKSLTSFAEIRNQMQITANLVAKERGFKNADYRAVMLELKKQQIPTDQVMPLYAERLAALEKSAREQKVVTLPERRAVIRLATMAENAAQPAPHMSPPRLIGNTGEYGEFVLTTGMPPDASGKQLVFDDFTHQAGTWSITAHEARPGHEMQFAKMIETGVSTARAVFAFNSVNVEGWALYAEAEMQPYEPLDGQLFALQARGMRAARAFLDPMVNLGEITPEDVKVFLMREVGLSEGMATQEVQRYTFRLPGQATSYFYGYQRLMETRQAAEVAMGSRFDRQKFNDFVLAQGLIPPNLLRKAVMEEFVPSKP, via the coding sequence ATGCTGCTGCCTGCTATTCCCTTCGCCAGAACCACCATGCTCGGCCTGCTCGCAGCCGCGCTATCTTTGCCGGCCGTGGCCGCTGAGCCGGCATGGGTTACGAAAAGTAATACCAACGCCAAGGTCTTGCTGAACGTCCTTGCAAAATATTCTCCCGAGACAGCCAGCAATTTGGGCGTCGACGGCTATGACGAGCAGATCATGGACCTGTCGCGCGACCAGTTCGACGCATCCAATCGAGATCTGGGCGCCGCCATCGCTGAGCTGCAGAAGCGCTTGCGCAGCGAGACTGACAGCAAGATCAGGCAAGACCTGCAGATCCTGATCGACAAGGCCCAGGACCAGCTCAAGACGGCCGCCCTGCAGCGCAAGTACTTCATGCCCTACCAGGACTTGACCCGGGTGGTGTATGGCGTGGTGCGCGCGACGCTCGACCCACGCATTCCGCCAGCGCGCCAGCGTACGCTACTGGCCCGCCTGGACAAATATGCGGGACTGGCCAAGGGCTATCGGCCGATTACGGAACTGGCGCAGGAACGCTTGCAGGAGCGCCTGAAAGCGAACCCGAAACTGCTCGGCCCTTACAAGGGCGAGGTCGAGCAGTCGATCAACGACGCGCCCACTCTGCTCAAGGGTATGCGCGAGCTGCTGGCGAAAAGCGGGCTGACGGGTTGGGAACCGCGTTTCGATGCGCTGGAAAAGCAGCTGTCGGCCTACAACGCGCGCGTAAAGGCGGAGATCCTGCCGCGCGCGCGCGCTGACCATCGCCTGCCGCCGGAAGTCTATGCCGACAACCTGAAGAACTTCGGCGTCGATATCAGCCCGCAGGAACTGATCTCCAAGTCGCTCACTTCGTTCGCGGAAATCCGCAATCAAATGCAGATCACTGCCAACCTGGTGGCAAAAGAGCGTGGATTCAAAAATGCCGATTATCGCGCCGTCATGCTCGAACTGAAGAAGCAACAGATCCCGACCGACCAGGTGATGCCGCTGTATGCCGAGCGCCTGGCCGCGCTGGAAAAATCGGCGCGTGAGCAGAAGGTCGTCACCCTGCCCGAGCGGCGCGCCGTGATCCGGCTGGCGACGATGGCTGAGAATGCGGCGCAGCCGGCACCGCACATGAGTCCACCTCGCCTGATCGGCAACACTGGGGAGTACGGCGAATTCGTGCTCACTACCGGTATGCCGCCCGATGCAAGCGGCAAGCAACTGGTGTTCGACGACTTTACCCACCAGGCCGGCACGTGGTCGATCACGGCGCATGAAGCGCGTCCGGGCCACGAGATGCAGTTTGCGAAGATGATCGAGACCGGGGTGTCGACGGCGCGCGCGGTGTTTGCCTTTAACAGCGTCAACGTCGAGGGCTGGGCCCTGTATGCGGAAGCAGAGATGCAGCCCTACGAGCCGCTCGACGGCCAGTTGTTCGCGCTGCAGGCGCGCGGCATGCGCGCGGCGCGCGCCTTCCTCGACCCGATGGTCAACCTGGGTGAGATCACCCCCGAGGATGTGAAGGTCTTCCTGATGCGGGAGGTCGGTCTTTCAGAGGGCATGGCAACCCAGGAGGTGCAGCGCTACACCTTCCGCTTGCCGGGCCAGGCCACCTCCTACTTCTACGGTTACCAGCGCCTGATGGAGACGCGCCAGGCGGCCGAAGTGGCGATGGGCAGCCGTTTCGACCGCCAGAAGTTCAACGACTTCGTGCTGGCGCAGGGGCTGATTCCCCCGAACCTGTTGCGCAAGGCGGTGATGGAGGAGTTCGTCCCGTCGAAGCCCTAG
- the gyrB gene encoding DNA topoisomerase (ATP-hydrolyzing) subunit B, producing the protein MSENTQAVMAPAPQAEEYGASSIQILEGLEAVRKRPGMYIGDTSDGTGLHHLVFEVLDNSIDEALAGFCSEIHVTIHSDNSVSITDNGRGIPTGIKMDDKHEPKRSATEIALTELHAGGKFNQNAYKVSGGLHGVGVSCVNALSKLLRVTVRQNGKVHQMEFVRGVPQNREIEIVNGVEVSPIKVIGETDKRGTEVHFWADEEIFTTVEFHYEILSKRIRELSFLNNGVNIKLTDQRTGKEEVFAFEGGTRGFVEYINKNKNVLHPTVFQATGERVSDNGTNITVDVSMQWNDAYNEQVLCFTNNIPQRDGGTHLTGLRAAMTRVINKYIDENDFAKKAKVEISGDDMREGLTCVLSVKVPEPKFSSQTKDKLVSSEVRGPVEEIVAKTLTDYLMEKPNDAKIICGKIVEAARAREAARKARDLTRRKGVMDGLGLSSKLADCQERDPALAELYIVEGDSAGGSAKQGRDRKFQAILPLRGKVLNVEKARFEKMLSSEQITTLIATLGTSIGPDEFNVDKLRYHRIIIMTDADVDGAHIRTLLLTLFYRQMPQLVERGHVYIAQPPLYKVKAGRDERYLKDDVEEASYMMTVALKDASLLPREGADPISGEALGELVRQYNLANAIMMRLSRVIDRAALTAIMSGVTLDMTTIDNANASAKAMEAAINDPAVKISVRSDDLSEKHALRIERMRHGNVQVTSIDADFVAGPDYAVLSNAAATFRGLMGEGAIIRRGEGEKLKEFAVREFHEAMLWLREEAERGVSKQRYKGLGEMNPEQLWETTMDPTVRRLLKVQIEDAIAADQIFTTLMGDEVEPRRNFIETNALQAGNIDV; encoded by the coding sequence ATGTCCGAGAATACCCAAGCAGTAATGGCCCCCGCCCCGCAGGCGGAAGAATACGGCGCCTCCTCGATCCAGATCCTGGAAGGCCTGGAAGCGGTACGCAAGCGTCCGGGCATGTACATTGGCGACACCTCGGACGGCACCGGTTTGCACCACCTGGTGTTCGAGGTGCTGGACAACTCGATCGACGAAGCCCTGGCCGGCTTCTGCTCCGAGATCCACGTCACCATCCACTCCGACAACTCGGTCTCCATCACCGACAACGGCCGCGGCATCCCGACCGGCATCAAGATGGACGACAAGCACGAGCCGAAGCGCTCGGCGACCGAGATCGCCCTGACCGAGCTGCACGCCGGCGGCAAGTTCAACCAGAACGCCTACAAGGTGTCCGGCGGCCTGCACGGCGTCGGCGTGTCCTGCGTGAACGCGCTCTCGAAGTTGCTGCGCGTGACCGTGCGCCAGAACGGCAAGGTGCACCAGATGGAATTCGTGCGCGGCGTCCCGCAGAACCGCGAGATCGAGATCGTCAACGGCGTCGAAGTGTCCCCGATCAAGGTGATCGGCGAGACCGACAAGCGCGGCACCGAAGTGCACTTCTGGGCCGACGAAGAGATCTTCACCACCGTCGAGTTCCACTACGAGATCCTGTCCAAGCGTATCCGCGAACTTTCGTTCCTGAACAACGGCGTCAACATCAAGCTGACCGACCAGCGCACCGGCAAGGAAGAAGTGTTCGCCTTCGAGGGCGGCACCCGCGGCTTCGTCGAGTACATCAACAAGAACAAGAACGTGCTGCACCCGACCGTGTTCCAGGCGACCGGCGAGCGCGTCTCGGACAACGGCACCAACATCACGGTCGACGTGTCGATGCAGTGGAACGACGCCTACAACGAGCAGGTGCTGTGCTTCACCAACAACATCCCGCAGCGCGACGGCGGCACCCACCTGACCGGCCTGCGCGCGGCGATGACCCGCGTGATCAACAAGTACATCGACGAGAACGACTTCGCCAAGAAGGCCAAGGTCGAGATCTCGGGCGACGACATGCGCGAAGGCCTGACCTGCGTGCTGTCGGTGAAGGTGCCGGAGCCGAAGTTCTCGTCGCAGACCAAGGATAAACTCGTGTCGTCCGAAGTGCGCGGCCCGGTCGAGGAGATCGTCGCCAAGACCCTGACCGACTACCTGATGGAAAAGCCGAACGACGCCAAGATCATCTGCGGCAAGATCGTGGAAGCGGCGCGTGCGCGCGAAGCCGCCCGCAAGGCGCGCGACCTGACCCGCCGCAAGGGCGTGATGGACGGCCTGGGCCTGTCCTCCAAGCTGGCCGACTGCCAGGAACGCGACCCGGCGCTGGCCGAACTCTACATCGTCGAGGGTGACTCGGCAGGCGGCTCCGCCAAGCAGGGCCGCGACCGCAAGTTCCAGGCCATCCTGCCGCTGCGCGGCAAGGTGCTGAACGTGGAGAAGGCGCGCTTCGAGAAGATGCTGTCGTCGGAGCAGATCACCACCCTGATCGCGACCCTCGGCACCTCGATCGGTCCGGACGAATTCAATGTCGACAAGCTGCGCTACCACCGCATCATCATCATGACCGACGCGGACGTCGACGGCGCCCACATCCGCACCCTGCTGCTGACCCTGTTCTATCGCCAGATGCCGCAGCTGGTCGAGCGCGGCCACGTGTACATCGCGCAGCCGCCGCTGTACAAGGTCAAGGCCGGACGCGACGAGCGCTACCTCAAGGACGACGTCGAGGAAGCGAGCTACATGATGACCGTGGCGCTGAAGGATGCGTCGCTGCTGCCGCGCGAAGGCGCCGACCCGATCAGCGGCGAGGCGCTGGGCGAGCTGGTGCGCCAGTACAACCTGGCCAACGCCATCATGATGCGCCTGTCGCGCGTGATCGACCGCGCCGCCCTGACCGCGATCATGAGCGGCGTGACCCTGGACATGACCACCATCGACAACGCCAATGCTTCGGCCAAGGCGATGGAGGCGGCGATCAACGATCCGGCCGTGAAGATCAGCGTGCGTTCGGATGACCTGTCCGAGAAACATGCGCTGCGCATCGAGCGTATGCGTCACGGTAACGTGCAGGTGACCTCGATCGACGCCGACTTCGTCGCCGGCCCGGACTACGCGGTGCTGTCGAACGCGGCGGCGACCTTCCGTGGCCTGATGGGCGAAGGCGCCATCATCCGTCGCGGCGAAGGCGAGAAGCTGAAGGAATTCGCGGTGCGCGAGTTCCACGAGGCGATGCTGTGGCTGCGTGAGGAAGCCGAACGTGGCGTGTCGAAGCAGCGCTACAAGGGTCTGGGCGAGATGAATCCCGAGCAGCTGTGGGAGACCACCATGGATCCGACCGTGCGCCGCCTGCTGAAGGTGCAGATCGAGGACGCCATTGCGGCGGACCAGATCTTCACCACGCTGATGGGCGACGAAGTGGAACCGCGTCGTAACTTCATCGAGACCAACGCGCTGCAGGCAGGTAATATCGACGTTTGA
- the dnaN gene encoding DNA polymerase III subunit beta: MQLVKSTRDTLLRPLQIVSGIVERRHTMPILANILIRKNGESVSFLSTDTEVQITTHADIGAGDEVTGTTVAARKLLDILRALPESGDVTMTLQNKRLAVQSGKSRFALQTLAAEEFPTVSVADSYNATVTLPQKTLKHLFNMVYFAMAQQDIRYYLNGLLLVLDGNNIIAVATDGHRLAFCQVESEQSFERQEVIIPRKTIIELQRLLEESDEEVRLDIAASQVKLTFADIELISKLVEGKFPDYTRVIPKGYKNDFTISRDELLRSLQRAAIMTSDKFKGVRCIIGPGSMKISSTNADQEEAVEELEIDYGGDAIDIGFNVTYLLDVLNNLKCDQVNIALGDSNSSALISIPDNGDFKYVVMPMRI; encoded by the coding sequence CCCGAGACACGCTTCTCCGGCCACTGCAGATCGTGAGCGGTATTGTCGAGCGTCGGCACACTATGCCGATTCTGGCCAATATCCTCATTCGCAAGAACGGTGAAAGCGTCTCGTTCCTGTCGACCGACACCGAAGTGCAGATCACCACGCACGCCGACATCGGTGCGGGCGACGAGGTCACGGGCACGACCGTGGCCGCGCGCAAGCTGCTCGACATCCTGCGCGCGCTGCCCGAGTCGGGCGACGTGACCATGACCCTGCAGAACAAGCGCCTGGCCGTCCAGAGCGGCAAGTCGCGCTTCGCCCTGCAGACCCTGGCGGCCGAGGAATTCCCGACGGTGTCGGTGGCCGACAGCTACAACGCCACCGTGACCCTGCCGCAGAAGACCCTGAAGCACCTGTTCAACATGGTGTACTTCGCGATGGCCCAGCAGGACATCCGCTACTACCTGAACGGCCTGCTGCTGGTGCTGGATGGCAACAACATCATCGCCGTGGCGACCGACGGCCACCGCCTGGCCTTCTGCCAGGTGGAGTCCGAGCAGTCCTTCGAGCGCCAGGAAGTGATCATCCCGCGCAAGACCATCATCGAGCTGCAGCGCCTGCTCGAGGAGAGCGACGAGGAAGTTCGCCTGGACATCGCGGCTTCGCAGGTGAAGCTGACTTTCGCCGACATCGAGCTGATCTCGAAGCTGGTGGAGGGTAAGTTCCCTGACTACACGCGCGTGATCCCCAAGGGTTACAAGAACGACTTCACGATCAGCCGTGACGAGCTGCTGCGTTCGCTGCAGCGCGCCGCGATCATGACCAGTGACAAGTTCAAGGGCGTGCGTTGCATCATCGGGCCGGGCAGCATGAAGATCAGCTCGACCAATGCCGACCAGGAAGAGGCGGTCGAGGAGCTGGAGATCGATTATGGCGGCGACGCGATCGACATCGGCTTCAACGTCACCTACCTGCTCGACGTGCTGAACAACCTCAAGTGCGACCAGGTGAACATCGCCCTGGGCGACTCGAACTCGTCGGCGCTGATTTCGATTCCCGACAATGGCGACTTCAAGTATGTCGTCATGCCGATGCGTATTTGA